A section of the Salmo trutta chromosome 4, fSalTru1.1, whole genome shotgun sequence genome encodes:
- the helt gene encoding hairy and enhancer of split-related protein helt isoform X2, producing the protein MASKMKDRKRTPISHKVIEKRRRDRINRCLNELGKTVPMARAKQNSGKLEKAEILEMTVQYLRALHSADFPRGREKGELLGEFANYFHYGYHECMKNLVHYLTTEERVETKDIKYARILAFLQSKSRVATEPVFGSLGTLPDQADYLCQLHSSPESLQSHSPNDSVFQQSPPGHFSWHSTARSPTISYPTVPLSAPTQQHHGGYLSPVQGLDHHYFNFFNGHPHANAFSLHSTQHTL; encoded by the exons ATGGCATCCAAGATGAAGGATCGCAAG AGAACTCCCATCTCCCATAAAGTGATAGAAAAAAGAAGACGGGATCGCATCAACCGCTGCCTAAACGAACTGGGGAAAACCGTGCCAATGGCGCGCGCGAAACAG AACTCTGGAAAGCTGGAGAAGGCCGAGATTCTGGAGATGACAGTTCAGTATCTACGAGCGCTCCACTCTGCAGACTTCCCCCGGGGCAGAGAAAAGG GTGAACTACTGGGGGAGTTCGCCAACTACTTCCACTACGGCTACCACGAGTGCATGAAGAACCTGGTGCACTACCTGACCACGGAGGAGAGGGTTGAGACCAAAGACATCAAGTACGCAAGGATCCTGGCCTTTCTTCAGTCCAAGTCCCGGGTCGCCACCGAGCCGGTGTTCGGCTCCCTGGGCACGTTGCCAGACCAGGCAGATTATCTGTGCCAGTTGCACTCCTCCCCGGAATCACTCCAGAGCCACAGCCCCAACGACTCCGTGTTTCAGCAGAGCCCACCCGGACACTTCTCTTGGCACAGCACAGCGCGCAGCCCGACCATCTCGTACCCAACGGTGCCGCTTTCCGCGCCGACGCAACAGCACCATGGTGGCTACCTGTCACCAGTGCAAGGACTTGACCATCACTACTTCAACTTTTTTAACGGCCACCCGCACGCGAATGCGTTCAGTTTGCACAGTACGCAACATACGTTGTAA
- the helt gene encoding hairy and enhancer of split-related protein helt isoform X1 has protein sequence MALLLIMFVCLIICVVIFQQRTPISHKVIEKRRRDRINRCLNELGKTVPMARAKQNSGKLEKAEILEMTVQYLRALHSADFPRGREKGELLGEFANYFHYGYHECMKNLVHYLTTEERVETKDIKYARILAFLQSKSRVATEPVFGSLGTLPDQADYLCQLHSSPESLQSHSPNDSVFQQSPPGHFSWHSTARSPTISYPTVPLSAPTQQHHGGYLSPVQGLDHHYFNFFNGHPHANAFSLHSTQHTL, from the exons ATGGCCTTACTGTTGATTATGTTTGTTTGTCTAATCATTTGCGTTGTTATTTTTCAACAGAGAACTCCCATCTCCCATAAAGTGATAGAAAAAAGAAGACGGGATCGCATCAACCGCTGCCTAAACGAACTGGGGAAAACCGTGCCAATGGCGCGCGCGAAACAG AACTCTGGAAAGCTGGAGAAGGCCGAGATTCTGGAGATGACAGTTCAGTATCTACGAGCGCTCCACTCTGCAGACTTCCCCCGGGGCAGAGAAAAGG GTGAACTACTGGGGGAGTTCGCCAACTACTTCCACTACGGCTACCACGAGTGCATGAAGAACCTGGTGCACTACCTGACCACGGAGGAGAGGGTTGAGACCAAAGACATCAAGTACGCAAGGATCCTGGCCTTTCTTCAGTCCAAGTCCCGGGTCGCCACCGAGCCGGTGTTCGGCTCCCTGGGCACGTTGCCAGACCAGGCAGATTATCTGTGCCAGTTGCACTCCTCCCCGGAATCACTCCAGAGCCACAGCCCCAACGACTCCGTGTTTCAGCAGAGCCCACCCGGACACTTCTCTTGGCACAGCACAGCGCGCAGCCCGACCATCTCGTACCCAACGGTGCCGCTTTCCGCGCCGACGCAACAGCACCATGGTGGCTACCTGTCACCAGTGCAAGGACTTGACCATCACTACTTCAACTTTTTTAACGGCCACCCGCACGCGAATGCGTTCAGTTTGCACAGTACGCAACATACGTTGTAA